In a genomic window of Coriobacteriia bacterium:
- a CDS encoding MarR family transcriptional regulator: MRPEPTDVGYLANRFARLMRARMADNLSPTGLTPQQAAVLLSVVHAPGVSTPSAVAGRLGMDRPTMTGLVRRLERDAWLEVTPNPGDSRSHLLAPSPRATAALADIEDAAARVTCALVGVVGAQRVSELAALLAEAGDALEASPEMKGVR; this comes from the coding sequence GTGCGACCTGAACCCACCGACGTCGGCTACCTCGCCAACCGCTTCGCTCGACTCATGCGTGCGCGCATGGCCGACAACCTGAGTCCCACCGGACTCACGCCGCAGCAGGCCGCCGTTCTGCTGTCGGTGGTCCATGCGCCAGGAGTGTCCACGCCCAGCGCGGTGGCGGGACGCCTCGGGATGGATCGGCCCACCATGACCGGGCTCGTTCGTCGGCTGGAGCGCGACGCGTGGCTCGAAGTCACGCCGAACCCGGGGGACAGCCGTTCTCACCTGCTCGCCCCGAGTCCACGCGCGACTGCGGCGCTGGCCGATATCGAAGATGCTGCCGCTCGGGTGACGTGCGCGCTGGTTGGCGTGGTCGGCGCCCAGCGCGTGAGCGAGCTGGCCGCACTCCTGGCCGAGGCAGGCGATGCCCTCGAGGCGTCGCCCGAGATGAAGGGTGTCCGATGA
- a CDS encoding SDR family oxidoreductase: MNGIVLVTGASGNVGNEVVKQLVARGQRVRAATRTASSLPFAAHGIDTCAFDFTDPATFGPALAGVDRVFLVRPPHMAKAAAFEPFLSAMHEARVGHVVFLSLLGVERNPIVPHHGIEKRLKGSGLGWTMIRPGFYMQNLSTTHLADIRDHGVISVPAGNGRTSLIDVRDIAEAVAVVLSENGHLNRGYAVTGREAITYQDAARILSQVTGREIRYTAPSGAQFARHMAAAGHPRDFITVMRGIYLVAKLGMAGTVTQELPRLIGRPAITFEQFARDNAALFGSPASAVPASA; encoded by the coding sequence ATGAACGGAATCGTGCTGGTCACCGGAGCCAGTGGGAACGTGGGTAACGAGGTCGTGAAGCAGCTCGTCGCGCGCGGCCAGCGCGTACGGGCCGCCACGCGGACGGCATCGTCGCTGCCGTTTGCAGCTCACGGCATCGACACGTGCGCATTCGACTTCACTGATCCCGCGACGTTTGGGCCCGCACTTGCGGGTGTCGACCGGGTCTTTCTCGTCCGTCCGCCGCACATGGCCAAGGCTGCGGCGTTCGAGCCGTTCCTGTCAGCGATGCATGAAGCGCGCGTCGGGCACGTCGTGTTCTTGTCGTTGTTGGGAGTGGAGCGCAACCCCATCGTGCCGCACCATGGAATAGAGAAGCGACTCAAAGGAAGCGGGCTCGGCTGGACGATGATCCGACCCGGCTTCTACATGCAGAACCTCTCGACGACCCACTTGGCCGACATCCGCGACCACGGTGTCATCAGCGTGCCTGCCGGCAACGGCAGAACCAGTCTGATCGACGTGCGCGACATCGCCGAGGCCGTGGCCGTTGTGTTGAGCGAGAATGGCCACCTTAACCGGGGCTACGCGGTCACCGGGCGAGAGGCCATCACCTACCAGGACGCCGCGCGCATCTTGAGCCAGGTCACGGGCCGCGAGATCCGCTACACGGCGCCGAGCGGGGCCCAGTTCGCTCGCCACATGGCGGCAGCCGGCCACCCCCGAGACTTCATCACCGTCATGCGCGGCATCTACCTCGTCGCCAAGCTCGGGATGGCCGGGACCGTCACGCAGGAGCTGCCCCGCCTCATCGGTCGTCCGGCCATCACATTCGAGCAGTTCGCCCGGGACAACGCGGCACTGTTCGGTTCGCCGGCAAGCGCGGTCCCGGCAAGCGCATAG
- the tadA gene encoding tRNA adenosine(34) deaminase TadA has protein sequence MARGPSVENSDKTYMAMALEQARAAEAIGEVPIGAVVVCDGAVVAGACNRREIDHDPAGHAELLAIREAASKLGRWRLSDCTVYVTLEPCPMCAGLMHQARIARCVYAAPDPKAGALGTLYDLHDDTRLNHRFEVTTGVLEAESAEMLRAFFRRLREEKS, from the coding sequence ATGGCACGGGGGCCAAGCGTGGAGAACTCCGACAAGACCTACATGGCCATGGCGCTTGAGCAGGCGCGCGCGGCCGAGGCCATCGGCGAGGTGCCGATCGGCGCGGTCGTCGTGTGCGACGGTGCCGTCGTGGCCGGGGCGTGCAACCGGCGCGAGATCGACCATGACCCCGCCGGGCACGCGGAGCTCCTCGCCATCCGCGAGGCAGCGTCGAAACTCGGCCGCTGGCGCTTGTCGGACTGCACCGTCTACGTGACCCTTGAGCCGTGCCCGATGTGTGCGGGGCTCATGCATCAGGCGCGCATCGCTCGCTGCGTGTACGCGGCACCCGACCCGAAGGCCGGTGCCCTCGGCACGCTGTACGATCTACACGATGATACGCGGCTGAACCATCGGTTCGAGGTGACTACGGGTGTCCTCGAGGCGGAGTCGGCCGAGATGCTGCGCGCGTTCTTCAGGCGGCTGAGGGAGGAGAAGTCGTGA
- a CDS encoding DUF2207 domain-containing protein → MILRTRIALVGVVLGLIVGIGALGPAAALAKDYSVDTVNIAAQVLDNGDLRVVERRAMTFNGDYSRVYWILGTGGSSGIEVVSVGDAAGAYSPTGDSAGIDDRTLRVPGTYLVRDTGSAVEVHVFHDAADSTREFVLEYVAKGAAKRWTDTGELYWQFLGDGWEVPAGSFEAAITPPAPLTKDQVKAWAHGPLTGVVAIGDDGTVTLQVDDVPATTFVEARVLYPVEALPAAPLIEEPRLQQVLDEEGSRADEANSARVAARVQTWGCSGFAAIFGIGVLAFFVVQFNRHGREHPSDFQGDYFREDPAPHLHPAVIGALWRFGTVKDEDIAATLMNLADRGIIQMAPITVDKTGLAGVFGGKEDTFLLTRVPEKAVGLDAIDVGALWLIFDVVGSGRTQVALTELKTYAKAKPETFTNQVKEWKASASGAATAAGYFDADAAGWQIGTWVAIAIVGAVAVAAAVVSGAWWALLVPAVCAIAMVPLAVKMNRRTTEGNDLYRRYEGVRNYLRDFSRLSEAPPQSVVLWNRFLVLAVVFGIAEQVIEQLRVKLPEVVRDPGFQTTYWWAYSAGGYGHSPVGSISSSFVSASQVASSEMSSSSGGGGGFSGGGGGGGGGGGGGAD, encoded by the coding sequence GTGATATTGCGAACGAGAATCGCGCTCGTAGGAGTGGTGCTTGGCCTCATCGTGGGCATCGGCGCTCTCGGCCCAGCCGCCGCGCTGGCCAAGGACTACTCGGTCGACACCGTCAACATCGCTGCGCAGGTGCTCGACAACGGCGACCTGCGCGTCGTGGAGCGCCGGGCGATGACGTTCAACGGCGACTACTCGCGCGTGTACTGGATCTTGGGCACCGGGGGCTCGAGCGGCATCGAGGTCGTCTCAGTGGGAGACGCGGCCGGCGCATACTCGCCCACGGGCGATTCCGCGGGCATCGACGACCGCACGCTGCGGGTGCCGGGCACGTACCTGGTGCGTGACACCGGCAGCGCGGTCGAAGTGCACGTCTTCCACGATGCGGCTGACTCGACGCGGGAGTTCGTGCTCGAGTACGTCGCCAAGGGGGCCGCGAAGCGGTGGACCGATACCGGCGAGCTGTACTGGCAGTTCCTAGGCGACGGGTGGGAGGTTCCCGCCGGTAGCTTCGAGGCGGCGATCACGCCGCCCGCGCCGCTGACGAAGGATCAGGTCAAGGCCTGGGCGCACGGCCCGCTCACGGGCGTGGTGGCTATCGGAGACGACGGCACGGTGACGTTGCAGGTTGACGACGTGCCCGCGACCACGTTCGTGGAAGCGCGCGTGCTCTATCCGGTTGAGGCTCTGCCCGCGGCGCCCCTCATCGAGGAGCCGCGACTTCAGCAGGTGCTCGACGAAGAGGGCTCGCGGGCTGATGAGGCCAACAGCGCGCGCGTCGCCGCTCGCGTCCAGACGTGGGGGTGCTCAGGATTTGCAGCGATTTTCGGCATAGGGGTGCTCGCCTTCTTCGTCGTTCAGTTCAACCGGCATGGCCGAGAGCATCCGTCTGACTTCCAGGGTGACTATTTCCGCGAGGACCCGGCGCCGCACCTGCACCCGGCGGTGATCGGGGCGCTGTGGCGGTTTGGCACCGTGAAAGATGAGGACATCGCCGCGACGCTCATGAATCTGGCGGACCGGGGCATCATCCAGATGGCCCCGATCACCGTCGACAAGACCGGGCTCGCGGGCGTGTTCGGGGGCAAGGAGGACACGTTCCTGCTCACGAGGGTGCCCGAGAAGGCGGTCGGGCTCGATGCCATCGACGTGGGGGCGCTGTGGCTGATCTTCGATGTCGTAGGCAGCGGGCGCACACAGGTGGCGCTCACAGAGCTCAAGACCTACGCCAAGGCCAAACCGGAGACCTTCACGAACCAAGTGAAGGAGTGGAAGGCATCAGCCTCGGGAGCGGCCACGGCGGCGGGGTACTTCGACGCCGACGCAGCCGGCTGGCAGATTGGTACCTGGGTGGCGATTGCCATCGTCGGCGCCGTAGCCGTCGCAGCGGCCGTGGTCTCCGGCGCTTGGTGGGCACTGCTCGTGCCCGCGGTATGTGCCATCGCGATGGTTCCGCTCGCCGTGAAGATGAATCGCCGGACCACGGAGGGCAACGACCTCTACCGCCGATACGAGGGTGTCCGCAACTACCTGCGCGACTTCTCCCGGCTCTCCGAGGCTCCGCCACAGTCGGTGGTTCTTTGGAACCGGTTTCTCGTGCTTGCGGTCGTGTTTGGCATCGCCGAGCAGGTCATCGAGCAGCTGCGCGTGAAGCTGCCTGAGGTCGTGCGCGACCCCGGCTTCCAGACGACGTACTGGTGGGCCTACTCGGCCGGTGGCTACGGCCACTCTCCGGTGGGCTCTATCTCGTCGTCGTTTGTGAGTGCTTCGCAGGTGGCCTCCAGTGAGATGTCCTCGTCATCCGGAGGCGGCGGCGGGTTCTCCGGAGGCGGCGGCGGAGGCGGCGGCGGGGGTGGCGGTGGCGCCGACTGA
- the ligD gene encoding DNA ligase D — translation MPLEEYQAKRDFARTPEPVGGSPSADALRFVIQQHHASRMHWDFRLELDGVLLSWAVPKGPSLDPADKRLAVRVEDHPLDYADFEGTIPAGEYGGGSVIVWDSGTWEPLGDPHATMAKGDFKFHLNGTKLVGGWVLVRLKPRGNERGENWLLIKERDEHVVRSSEFDVVRDRPESIVSGLTVDEVGAAPAPTAVATPEPVEATEERAPAGALEPPELALCTLVSAPPTEPGWLAEVKYDGYRLTIAVEGGRARCFSRNGADVTKRFAGLGRAAAALPAETALLDGEAVVFDERGATDFSALQGAIASDQARISFAAFDLLHLNGHDITGLPTTERKALLTTLVGDEAGPVRVAPYVSDGAAAFHEIACAQGLEGAVYKRADSGYPAGRTKTWLKVKCRQQQEFVVVGVSEPAAGRTGFGAVLVAVQGDDGVLRFAGRVGSGFTEALQAELLGQLEPLVRATPPLDDAPATADGRAVRWVEPRVVVEVAFAEWTSEGRLRQPSFKGMLPEANPHEVRRREPERPALESEPTPAAAPPSSGNTVAGIRITHPDKTLFPDSGFSKVEFARYFETVAPLMLTETAERPLTLVRCPVGDGSKCFYQRHPDKGLPAAVGRFTHALAEHDDDEEWLVVRDAAGLVSLAQMGVAEVHTWLSSVDTPSRPDIIVLDLDPGPGVTWPAIADAARLFREHAAALGFEPHVKSTGSKGLHIVLPIEPVWEFVRIRAFARAFAERVCALDPDRLTPKMAKNRRDGRIFVDYLRNSEGASVVAPYSTRFLAGPSVAVPLAWEELDEPALDIRAFTPEVVLARMEEGIDPWRGLRDAAVGARVLKAAEAELSG, via the coding sequence TTGCCGCTTGAGGAGTATCAGGCCAAGCGCGACTTCGCTCGCACGCCCGAACCGGTCGGCGGTTCTCCGTCGGCTGATGCGCTGCGCTTCGTCATCCAGCAGCACCACGCGTCGCGGATGCACTGGGACTTCCGCCTTGAGCTGGACGGGGTCTTGCTGTCGTGGGCGGTGCCGAAGGGCCCATCTCTGGACCCCGCCGACAAGCGGCTGGCCGTGCGCGTCGAGGACCACCCCTTGGACTACGCGGACTTCGAGGGCACGATTCCCGCCGGCGAGTACGGAGGCGGGAGCGTCATCGTCTGGGACTCCGGCACCTGGGAGCCGCTCGGTGACCCCCACGCGACGATGGCGAAGGGGGACTTCAAGTTCCATCTCAACGGCACGAAGCTCGTGGGAGGGTGGGTACTCGTCCGGCTCAAACCACGCGGCAACGAACGTGGCGAGAACTGGCTGCTGATAAAGGAACGCGACGAGCACGTCGTGCGCTCAAGCGAGTTCGACGTCGTGCGCGATCGCCCCGAGAGCATCGTGAGCGGCCTGACGGTTGACGAGGTCGGCGCGGCGCCGGCACCGACTGCGGTCGCCACGCCGGAACCGGTTGAGGCCACCGAGGAGCGCGCGCCCGCGGGGGCCCTCGAACCGCCCGAGCTCGCGCTGTGCACGCTGGTGAGTGCCCCACCCACCGAGCCGGGTTGGCTGGCCGAGGTCAAGTACGACGGATACCGGCTCACGATCGCCGTGGAAGGCGGACGCGCCCGCTGCTTCTCGCGCAACGGCGCCGATGTCACGAAGCGGTTCGCCGGGCTGGGCCGGGCGGCGGCCGCACTGCCGGCCGAGACCGCGCTGCTTGACGGCGAGGCGGTCGTCTTCGACGAGCGCGGTGCCACCGATTTCTCTGCGCTGCAGGGCGCTATCGCCAGCGACCAGGCGCGCATCTCCTTTGCCGCTTTCGACCTGCTCCACCTCAACGGGCACGACATCACCGGGCTTCCCACGACAGAGCGCAAAGCGCTCCTGACCACGCTTGTGGGCGACGAAGCGGGACCCGTGCGCGTGGCCCCCTACGTGTCAGATGGGGCAGCCGCCTTCCATGAGATCGCGTGCGCGCAGGGGCTCGAGGGCGCGGTCTACAAGCGTGCTGACTCCGGCTACCCTGCGGGGCGCACCAAGACATGGCTCAAGGTGAAGTGCCGTCAGCAGCAGGAGTTCGTGGTCGTGGGCGTGAGCGAACCGGCGGCGGGGCGGACCGGTTTCGGGGCCGTGCTCGTCGCCGTACAGGGCGACGACGGTGTTCTGCGGTTCGCAGGACGCGTGGGGAGCGGCTTCACCGAGGCGCTGCAAGCCGAGCTGCTGGGGCAGCTCGAGCCGCTCGTGCGCGCAACGCCGCCGCTTGATGACGCACCCGCGACAGCCGATGGGCGCGCGGTGCGCTGGGTCGAACCCCGCGTGGTCGTCGAAGTCGCCTTTGCGGAGTGGACGTCTGAAGGACGCCTCAGGCAGCCGTCGTTCAAGGGCATGCTCCCCGAGGCGAATCCCCATGAGGTTCGTCGGCGGGAACCCGAGCGTCCCGCGCTCGAGTCCGAGCCGACGCCGGCCGCGGCACCGCCTTCGTCCGGAAACACGGTGGCCGGCATCCGCATCACGCACCCGGACAAGACCTTGTTTCCCGACAGCGGCTTCTCGAAGGTCGAGTTCGCGCGCTACTTCGAGACCGTCGCGCCGCTCATGCTCACCGAGACGGCGGAACGCCCCCTCACGCTGGTCCGCTGCCCGGTGGGCGACGGCTCCAAGTGCTTCTACCAGCGCCATCCGGACAAGGGGCTGCCCGCAGCAGTCGGGCGCTTCACGCACGCGCTGGCGGAGCACGACGACGATGAGGAGTGGCTCGTTGTCCGCGATGCCGCGGGCCTCGTATCACTGGCCCAGATGGGCGTTGCCGAGGTCCACACGTGGCTGTCATCGGTCGACACCCCTTCCCGGCCCGACATCATCGTCTTGGACCTCGACCCGGGCCCCGGGGTGACCTGGCCCGCCATCGCGGATGCCGCCCGGCTGTTCCGCGAGCACGCAGCGGCCCTGGGCTTCGAACCCCATGTGAAGTCCACCGGTAGCAAGGGGCTCCACATCGTGTTGCCGATTGAGCCGGTGTGGGAGTTCGTGCGCATCCGCGCCTTCGCGCGGGCCTTCGCCGAGCGCGTCTGTGCGCTCGACCCCGACCGCCTCACCCCGAAGATGGCCAAGAACAGACGCGACGGGCGGATCTTCGTCGACTACCTGCGCAACTCAGAAGGTGCGAGTGTGGTGGCGCCGTACTCGACGCGGTTCCTGGCAGGGCCGAGCGTGGCGGTGCCGTTGGCGTGGGAGGAACTCGACGAACCCGCGCTCGACATCCGGGCCTTCACGCCGGAGGTGGTGCTCGCGCGGATGGAGGAGGGCATCGACCCGTGGCGCGGCCTTCGGGATGCGGCGGTCGGTGCGCGCGTGCTCAAAGCTGCTGAGGCCGAGCTGAGCGGGTAG
- a CDS encoding Ku protein, with translation MPRSIWRGTISFGLVTIPVSVMPAVATNDIAFHLLDSRDLSPIHTKRVNEAGEEVAWELIVKGREVGDGRWITVTDDEIKAANVAATQTIDVLGAVCADEVPLSYFDTPYHLTPDKPGIKAYALLREALRASGRIAIAQVVIRSRQHLCALVPQGDLLVLELLRYPRDLRAADDLAVPGSDLEALGITEAELELANQLVATIQGPWAPETYRDTFREEVLALIERKAAGEAVTPTAPQPPAAVAPVIDIAELLKRSVEEARRAKTAGEAS, from the coding sequence ATGCCGCGCTCGATCTGGAGGGGCACGATCTCATTTGGCCTCGTCACGATTCCCGTCTCGGTGATGCCTGCCGTCGCCACCAACGACATCGCCTTTCACCTCCTCGACAGCCGAGATCTGTCGCCCATCCACACCAAGCGCGTGAACGAGGCCGGCGAGGAGGTGGCGTGGGAGCTGATCGTCAAGGGGCGTGAGGTCGGCGACGGGCGCTGGATCACGGTGACCGACGACGAGATCAAAGCGGCCAACGTGGCCGCGACGCAGACGATCGACGTGCTCGGCGCGGTGTGCGCAGACGAGGTGCCGCTCTCCTACTTCGACACCCCCTACCATCTGACGCCCGACAAGCCGGGCATCAAGGCCTACGCGCTCCTGCGTGAGGCCCTGCGCGCATCGGGCCGCATCGCCATCGCCCAGGTCGTGATTCGCAGCCGCCAGCACCTCTGCGCGCTGGTGCCGCAGGGCGACCTGCTCGTGCTCGAGCTGCTGCGCTACCCGCGCGACCTGCGTGCCGCCGACGACCTTGCCGTACCCGGCTCCGACTTGGAAGCGCTGGGCATCACCGAGGCCGAGCTTGAACTCGCGAACCAGCTGGTAGCCACGATCCAAGGGCCGTGGGCGCCCGAAACATACCGCGACACCTTCCGCGAGGAGGTTCTCGCGCTCATCGAACGCAAGGCGGCAGGCGAAGCGGTCACCCCGACGGCTCCGCAGCCACCCGCAGCAGTGGCTCCCGTGATAGACATCGCCGAGCTGCTCAAGCGCAGCGTCGAGGAGGCGCGCCGGGCCAAGACCGCGGGTGAGGCGTCGTGA
- a CDS encoding DUF2177 family protein, with protein sequence MPTGKLIALYGITTAVFFAIDFVWLTVATPRIYQPMLGTAPDGLLKAQPNLPVAAAFYLFYVVGILALAVIPGLREGAVLGAVWRGALFGLLAYATYDLTNLATIDGWPWQISVIDMVWGTVLNSAVAAAGFYAGRWLGLGG encoded by the coding sequence ATGCCCACCGGAAAGCTCATCGCGCTCTACGGAATCACCACAGCTGTCTTCTTCGCTATTGACTTCGTCTGGCTCACGGTAGCCACGCCGCGCATCTACCAGCCGATGCTGGGCACCGCACCCGACGGGCTGCTCAAGGCGCAACCGAACCTGCCGGTAGCCGCAGCGTTCTACCTCTTCTACGTCGTCGGCATCCTCGCGCTGGCCGTCATTCCCGGGCTTCGGGAGGGAGCCGTGCTCGGCGCGGTGTGGCGTGGCGCTCTGTTCGGGTTGCTCGCGTACGCGACCTACGATCTCACGAACCTAGCGACGATAGACGGTTGGCCCTGGCAGATCTCCGTGATCGACATGGTGTGGGGAACGGTTCTGAACTCGGCGGTCGCCGCCGCCGGCTTCTACGCCGGCCGCTGGCTCGGCTTGGGCGGGTAG
- a CDS encoding methyl-accepting chemotaxis protein, whose translation MKRDITLRQRLMISYVISALIPLSVAMFVATPWFRSATGEQAQSTLETHATVMRSSFDDRLQDRGDQVGSIARLFRDAKLQSDAEISDELGRQSATLGFDYLMFVDRQGTVRASTEGLEARRLGWGAVERLRSSRDPQAFVAIVPARELQSLGATSGLDIEAKETDGGTVVPTEADGALALVALAPVATDTGSVGTLVGIELLKGDNALVDSVVNKVGGVATVFQNGVRVATTVQNDAGERAVGTVISDKVRAAVLETGKPFRGEAFVVNRDYFAAYEPLIDPDDAVVGMLFVGLDKTPYDAASNAFSWAMGMVVLFGVVVAVLFAWFISNALARPVVAVGTAANQVASGDLTVQVPEKGFLEARITGAAFNKMTISLRGLIGSVSSSVTSLDSVATQIAQSSNLEAESATSQASSVAEATATIEELDRSFAAVADGARRVLEIAEDSLETAESGREAVEGGLGHVERLAGGAQVVLSAAGSLNAVAEDIGQVTFVIGSIAEQTKILALNAAIEAARAGEAGKGFGVVATEIRTLADSVSTSIGRIGALVQSIQDASRELAASAEAQAELGSSTVAETGRTRDKFDEIYERMHKTALAAREIATAASQQQSAARQIVDVMQQVSAGVTSNAASAQQLAQSAASVKTEASKLAGGLQGFKTD comes from the coding sequence GTGAAGCGCGATATCACCCTCAGGCAGCGCCTTATGATCAGCTACGTCATTTCGGCGCTCATCCCGCTCTCCGTCGCGATGTTCGTGGCCACTCCGTGGTTCAGGAGCGCCACGGGCGAGCAGGCGCAGAGCACGCTCGAGACCCACGCCACGGTGATGAGGTCCTCGTTTGATGATCGGCTTCAGGATCGAGGCGACCAGGTGGGCTCCATCGCCCGGTTGTTCCGTGACGCGAAGCTTCAGTCCGATGCTGAGATATCAGATGAGCTCGGCCGTCAGTCGGCGACCTTGGGCTTCGACTACCTGATGTTCGTCGACCGGCAGGGCACCGTGCGCGCGTCGACGGAGGGGCTTGAGGCCCGTCGACTGGGGTGGGGTGCGGTAGAGCGTTTGCGCAGCTCCCGCGATCCGCAGGCGTTCGTCGCCATCGTCCCGGCGCGCGAGCTGCAGTCCCTCGGCGCGACAAGCGGGCTCGACATCGAGGCGAAGGAGACCGACGGCGGCACGGTCGTGCCGACCGAGGCAGATGGCGCACTCGCGCTCGTGGCCTTGGCCCCCGTCGCCACAGACACGGGTTCCGTCGGTACCCTCGTGGGCATCGAACTTCTCAAGGGCGACAACGCCCTGGTGGACTCCGTGGTGAACAAGGTCGGCGGTGTGGCCACGGTGTTCCAGAATGGCGTCCGAGTGGCGACCACCGTGCAGAACGATGCTGGCGAGCGAGCTGTCGGCACGGTCATCTCCGACAAGGTCCGAGCCGCCGTGTTGGAGACGGGAAAGCCCTTCCGCGGTGAGGCGTTCGTGGTGAACCGCGACTACTTCGCCGCCTACGAGCCGCTCATCGATCCTGACGATGCGGTGGTCGGCATGCTCTTCGTGGGATTGGACAAGACGCCGTACGACGCGGCGTCGAACGCCTTCTCGTGGGCCATGGGCATGGTAGTGCTCTTCGGCGTGGTTGTGGCAGTGCTCTTCGCCTGGTTCATATCGAACGCGCTCGCGCGACCGGTCGTGGCCGTTGGTACCGCGGCGAATCAGGTGGCGTCAGGCGACCTGACTGTACAGGTCCCCGAGAAGGGCTTCCTCGAGGCCCGTATCACGGGAGCCGCGTTCAACAAGATGACGATCAGCCTGCGAGGGCTCATCGGCAGCGTCAGTTCGTCGGTCACCAGTCTGGATTCGGTCGCCACACAGATCGCACAGTCGTCCAATCTCGAGGCTGAAAGCGCAACGTCGCAGGCATCATCGGTTGCCGAGGCCACGGCGACGATCGAGGAGTTGGATCGATCCTTTGCGGCGGTTGCGGACGGCGCACGGCGGGTGCTCGAGATCGCGGAGGACTCGCTCGAGACGGCCGAGAGCGGCCGTGAGGCGGTCGAGGGTGGACTTGGGCATGTCGAGCGACTCGCAGGCGGCGCGCAGGTCGTGCTCTCCGCGGCGGGCAGCTTGAATGCGGTGGCTGAAGATATCGGGCAGGTCACCTTCGTCATCGGCTCGATCGCCGAACAGACCAAGATTCTCGCGCTGAATGCGGCGATCGAAGCGGCGCGCGCGGGCGAGGCGGGCAAGGGGTTCGGCGTGGTCGCGACAGAGATTCGCACCCTGGCCGATTCGGTATCCACGTCCATCGGTCGCATCGGGGCGCTCGTCCAAAGCATCCAAGACGCGAGCCGCGAACTGGCGGCGAGCGCTGAGGCGCAGGCGGAGCTCGGCTCCAGCACGGTAGCCGAGACAGGACGCACCCGCGACAAGTTCGATGAGATCTACGAGCGCATGCACAAGACCGCCCTTGCCGCCCGCGAGATCGCTACAGCCGCTTCGCAGCAGCAGTCCGCCGCGCGTCAGATCGTGGACGTGATGCAGCAAGTATCTGCGGGCGTGACGAGTAACGCCGCGTCCGCGCAGCAGCTGGCGCAGTCCGCGGCGTCGGTCAAGACCGAGGCAAGCAAGCTTGCAGGTGGGCTTCAGGGCTTCAAGACCGACTGA
- a CDS encoding histidine kinase yields the protein MAARAAANASRGITLPLPEDIEDRMLVLGGGLPSVRRQNWADILMLVLVIALGTAAIWGTLAGVTNLVVEAAVLGLVAVSFSGVYRRMMSRPDHVRALQSDRMLKIANESLPFLSHGLNPESAGEVCRIVLAESASAAVAITDADTVLGFAGVGEEHHHVGGPIITRATHEALSDDEPRILHTKEEIGCPEPTCRLRAAIVVPLEQRDRPVGTLKFYYTSDKYLNETQLAMAEGLARLLSTQLELAELEYQTDLAREMELKALQAQINPHFLFNTINTIAAFIRTDPIEARRLLRNFGSFYRRTLEQANNLVTVERELEFVRMYLELEQARFGDRLAIEYDVDDEALAQSLPAFMVQPLVENAIGHGMRPDGSTLTVRITGACTGGVLRLAVADDGIGIPPERLAHIFETSASTGLGIALRNVRDRLKGYFGEGGAFTITSDSGVGTTVTLEIAPLAASQVPCAQPAAGSPAGQ from the coding sequence GTGGCGGCCCGTGCCGCCGCGAACGCTTCGAGGGGAATCACGCTGCCGCTGCCCGAGGACATCGAAGACAGGATGCTCGTCCTCGGCGGCGGACTGCCGTCGGTACGTCGGCAGAACTGGGCCGACATTCTTATGCTCGTTCTGGTCATCGCGCTGGGCACCGCGGCCATCTGGGGGACGCTCGCCGGCGTGACGAACCTGGTCGTCGAGGCGGCGGTGCTCGGGTTGGTGGCGGTCTCGTTCTCCGGAGTGTATCGCCGGATGATGTCGCGGCCCGATCACGTGCGGGCGCTCCAGTCCGACCGGATGCTCAAGATCGCGAACGAGTCGCTTCCGTTTCTGAGCCACGGCCTGAACCCGGAATCCGCCGGCGAGGTCTGTCGCATCGTCTTGGCCGAAAGCGCATCGGCTGCCGTGGCCATCACCGATGCTGACACCGTCTTGGGGTTTGCCGGAGTGGGAGAGGAGCACCACCACGTCGGAGGCCCCATCATCACCCGCGCGACGCACGAGGCGCTTAGTGACGACGAGCCGCGGATCCTGCACACCAAGGAAGAGATCGGCTGCCCCGAGCCGACCTGTCGGCTACGCGCGGCGATCGTCGTGCCGCTTGAGCAGCGAGACAGGCCCGTCGGCACGCTGAAGTTCTACTACACCTCCGACAAGTACCTGAACGAGACCCAGCTGGCGATGGCAGAGGGGCTTGCGCGGCTGCTCTCCACGCAGTTGGAGCTGGCCGAGCTTGAGTACCAGACCGATCTGGCGCGCGAGATGGAACTCAAAGCACTACAGGCGCAGATCAACCCGCACTTCCTGTTCAACACCATCAACACCATCGCCGCGTTCATCCGTACCGACCCGATTGAGGCCCGACGTCTGCTGCGGAACTTCGGCTCCTTCTACCGCCGAACGCTCGAGCAGGCCAACAACCTCGTCACCGTCGAGCGGGAGCTTGAGTTCGTGCGCATGTACCTTGAACTGGAGCAGGCGCGCTTCGGTGATCGTCTCGCGATCGAGTACGACGTTGACGACGAAGCGCTGGCTCAGTCGCTGCCGGCATTCATGGTGCAGCCGCTCGTGGAGAACGCGATCGGTCACGGCATGAGACCTGACGGGTCCACCCTCACCGTGCGCATCACCGGGGCGTGCACGGGTGGCGTGCTCCGTCTGGCGGTGGCCGACGACGGCATCGGCATTCCGCCGGAGCGCTTGGCGCACATCTTCGAGACCTCCGCCAGCACCGGTCTGGGTATCGCTTTGCGCAACGTCAGGGACCGTCTCAAGGGGTACTTCGGCGAGGGCGGTGCGTTCACCATCACGAGTGATTCGGGTGTCGGAACGACGGTCACCCTCGAAATCGCGCCGCTCGCCGCTAGCCAGGTGCCCTGCGCGCAGCCGGCCGCCGGCAGTCCGGCGGGTCAGTAG